One stretch of Armigeres subalbatus isolate Guangzhou_Male chromosome 2, GZ_Asu_2, whole genome shotgun sequence DNA includes these proteins:
- the LOC134212643 gene encoding interferon-inducible double-stranded RNA-dependent protein kinase activator A homolog isoform X1, translating to MSKPDLTPVEDLNGLVSGDNGNPPVGQPNQIRPIRVAKKSISKQDAMPIEEALKTELTGTNNMKTPISVLQELLSRRGITPQYDLIQVEGAVHEPTFRYRVSYQDKDAMGTGKSKKEAKHAAAKALIDKLAGNAFGDSTTTGLNIKAEAGVDGDDEPAGNPIGWLQEMCMARRWPPPTYETEMEVGLPHERQFTIACAVLKYREVGKGKSKKIAKRQAAQRMWQRLQDQPLEPNQIIQMLDEEGNEELKAASISGRFAGLKDARIPSLTTGHGQKVSQFHKALKARSGESLRQLQFTCLADRSIDFVQMLHEIASEQRFEVTYVDIDEKTLTDRFQCLVQLSTLPVAVCHGSGNTAKEAQTAAARNSLEYLKIMTKT from the exons ATGAGTAAACCCGATTTGACACCGGTCGAGGACCTGAACGGTCTAGTTTCCGGCGACAATGGGAACCCCCCAGTCGGGCAACCGAACCAGATACGCCCGATTCGTGTGGCGAAGAAATCGATCAGCAAACAGGACGCTATGCCGATCGAGGAAGCCCTCAAAACCGAACTGACCGGAACGAACAATATGAAGACCCCCATTTCGGTTCTGCAGGAGCTGCTGAGCCGTCGCGGAATCACCCCTCAGTATGACTTGATACAGGTCGAGGGAGCGGTCCATGAGCCAACGTTCCGCTATCGTGTGTCGTATCAGGATAAGGACG CCATGGGAACTGGCAAATCCAAAAAGGAAGCGAAACATGCCGCTGCCAAAGCGTTGATTGACAAGTTGGCTGGTAATGCTTTTGGAGACTCCACTACCACCGGGCTGAATATCAAGGCTGA AGCCGGCGTTGATGGCGATGACGAACCGGCTGGAAATCCTATCGGATGGCTCCAAGAAATGTGCATGGCTCGCCGCTGGCCTCCACCAACCTACGAAACGGAAATGGAAGTCGGTCTTCCGCACGAGCGCCAGTTCACCATCGCGTGTGCCGTGCTCAAGTATCGGGAAGTGGGTAAAGGCAAGAGCAAGAAGATTGCCAAACGCCAGGCCGCCCAGCGTATGTGGCAGAGACTGCAGGATCAACCGCTGGAGCCGAATCAAATCATCCAGATGTTGGATGAGGAGGGCAATGAAGAG CTGAAGGCGGCAAGCATATCCGGGCGGTTCGCTGGACTAAAGGATGCTCGTATTCCGAGCCTCACAACTGGCCACGGCCAAAAAGTGTCCCAATTTCACAAGGCTCTGAAAGCACGCAGCGGCGAATCGCTGCGTCAACTCCAG TTCACTTGTTTGGCGGACAGGTCGATTGACTTTGTGCAAATGCTGCACGAAATTGCATCCGAGCAGCGGTTCGAGGTCACTTACGTTGACATTGACGAGAAGACACTGACCGATCGCTTCCAGTGTTTGGTGCAACTGTCTACACTACCGGTTGCCGTTTGCCATGGCAGTGGCAACACGGCCAAAGAGGCGCAAACTGCAGCCGCACGCAACTCGCTAGAATATCTGAAGATCATGACCAAGACCTAA
- the LOC134212643 gene encoding interferon-inducible double-stranded RNA-dependent protein kinase activator A homolog isoform X2 has translation MSKPDLTPVEDLNGLVSGDNGNPPVGQPNQIRPIRVAKKSISKQDAMPIEEALKTELTGTNNMKTPISVLQELLSRRGITPQYDLIQVEGAVHEPTFRYRVSYQDKDAMGTGKSKKEAKHAAAKALIDKLAGNAFGDSTTTGLNIKAEAGVDGDDEPAGNPIGWLQEMCMARRWPPPTYETEMEVGLPHERQFTIACAVLKYREVGKGKSKKIAKRQAAQRMWQRLQDQPLEPNQIIQMLDEEGNEEFTCLADRSIDFVQMLHEIASEQRFEVTYVDIDEKTLTDRFQCLVQLSTLPVAVCHGSGNTAKEAQTAAARNSLEYLKIMTKT, from the exons ATGAGTAAACCCGATTTGACACCGGTCGAGGACCTGAACGGTCTAGTTTCCGGCGACAATGGGAACCCCCCAGTCGGGCAACCGAACCAGATACGCCCGATTCGTGTGGCGAAGAAATCGATCAGCAAACAGGACGCTATGCCGATCGAGGAAGCCCTCAAAACCGAACTGACCGGAACGAACAATATGAAGACCCCCATTTCGGTTCTGCAGGAGCTGCTGAGCCGTCGCGGAATCACCCCTCAGTATGACTTGATACAGGTCGAGGGAGCGGTCCATGAGCCAACGTTCCGCTATCGTGTGTCGTATCAGGATAAGGACG CCATGGGAACTGGCAAATCCAAAAAGGAAGCGAAACATGCCGCTGCCAAAGCGTTGATTGACAAGTTGGCTGGTAATGCTTTTGGAGACTCCACTACCACCGGGCTGAATATCAAGGCTGA AGCCGGCGTTGATGGCGATGACGAACCGGCTGGAAATCCTATCGGATGGCTCCAAGAAATGTGCATGGCTCGCCGCTGGCCTCCACCAACCTACGAAACGGAAATGGAAGTCGGTCTTCCGCACGAGCGCCAGTTCACCATCGCGTGTGCCGTGCTCAAGTATCGGGAAGTGGGTAAAGGCAAGAGCAAGAAGATTGCCAAACGCCAGGCCGCCCAGCGTATGTGGCAGAGACTGCAGGATCAACCGCTGGAGCCGAATCAAATCATCCAGATGTTGGATGAGGAGGGCAATGAAGAG TTCACTTGTTTGGCGGACAGGTCGATTGACTTTGTGCAAATGCTGCACGAAATTGCATCCGAGCAGCGGTTCGAGGTCACTTACGTTGACATTGACGAGAAGACACTGACCGATCGCTTCCAGTGTTTGGTGCAACTGTCTACACTACCGGTTGCCGTTTGCCATGGCAGTGGCAACACGGCCAAAGAGGCGCAAACTGCAGCCGCACGCAACTCGCTAGAATATCTGAAGATCATGACCAAGACCTAA